The DNA window atgcgtgtgtgtgcgtgtatatatatacacatatgtacagtGCAAAAAACAAGGCagctgtgaaaaacaaaacattcagtTCTTACCCCCTATAAAGAAAAAGAACCATGAGAAAATTTACATTCCGCTTTGTTAAGTAAAATTGTGCAAGATCATGTAAAAAATTTCCACACCGACAGTAGTGAATTTCACAGTAACGAGTGAGAAAATTTGCTCTGATCATCTGCACTCTAGCAATAAGTAACACATTGTGAATAGTTACAGATTCCCTTTGAGTTTCAGggtcaggaaggagcacttgATCACAGCCCACAGCAGATCAGACTAAGTAAGAACTAACTCTGGTAAGTCCTATTTGAACTAAAGCAGAGCACACCAGAGAGGGACAACTCATTTGATTTTATAATTACCAGGGACACTAAATGAAAGGGGCACCCATCGTGATGGGCCAAAGCACAAAGCACTAACGCTTTTTCTGCACGTTGAGAGTGATTATACTCAGAGCGCCACAACCACTTTTGCTTTAATCTCCAGTTTCTTGCCCAGGTTGTTGCTCTTCTCTCCAGCTGGATCCACTGGCTTCCCAGACAGCTAGCGTTGCAGCACACACACAGAACTCAATAAAAACACTTTCCAAACCACAGAGGAGCTATGGCTCCAAAGTACATAGTTCAAATTAAAAATTGGGGCCAGATAAAATGATTCAAAattgggaagaaagaaagagatccTGTTTCCAATAAGCTGTTTTGACCTGACTGATGAATGCAGTCCGGCAAGGGAGGAGGTGGAAAAACAAGGACATGCTCAAGCAACGGTTCTGGATGGTATCACGCTTTGACAGTCTTTAATGCTGCTCTGGCATTAAAGCTATTTTGTTTCACAAGTCCACTGCTCTAGGCTACCTCTCCAGCTTCTGTTGACTCTGGGCACAGCTCAACATGTCTCTTCAGCGTGCGGGATCCATACATGCAAGTGCCCTAGGGGCGGTGGGGGTGCAGGACTCCTGGAGCACCCAGACCAAACCCCAGTCCCGCTGCTCAGTCAGATGAGGAGTTTCTCAAGCTCTCTAAACTCGAAAGACTGCCCCTCAGTCCACCCCCTTCCTTTTCTGgcatggtttaaaaaacaaacattgtgCAACTTGCTTTCCATTGTCTCCCCTTTCTGGAGAGGAATTTGTTGTCATTCTTCCATCTGCCTGTGCTCACCATGGAGCAGAACAGGCTTTAAATAAGGGAAAGCTCAGTATCAACCTCCAACGCTCTCCTTCTGTCTTAGCAGACCTGTATTTGCAGCGTGTGCTCCACGGACAACATGCAGCAAGCATCTTAGCTGGAAGGAATAAGAGAAGTCCTTAAGAATCATCTCGACCGCCACAAAAATGTGCCAAGTAAAGAAGTGGTGAAGGAGACCTCTCAAGTCAGGAGAAGAGCAGTAGGCCACATGCCAACAAATAATTACAAGGACTGGGGTAAACGTAAAGTACAAGGGAGTATTTGGATCAGTGACTTGCCAAGGCAATAAATAGCTTTAAATATTTGTGACCCGTTCCCAGACACTGAAATCTAAACGTTCTCCCACAGAAGAGGGATGAAAAAACAATCAACCTAAAATGTAGGCTCTGAGCCAGACGACCTGTGCATCTGTTTAATTAGCCCACTGTACCAGGAAAGTTTCAAACTTCGTTCACTCCATGACTCAAAGCTTCAAAAGACAGCAGCTAGCTGCGTTAGTCACACAGTTTGGATTTGCCCTTTTCTATTATGCCTCTTTGGAGAGGACAAAATTCCAGTTCTAAAGGGCAACTGAACAAACAGGACATAGGAGTATTTATATTCCTCTCCAAACACCGGCACCAGCAGCGGGGGTCTAGCGGCTGATTTATGAGGTGGGAATGCTTCTTTGAACTGTATATTTGATGGGGGTTGCCTTTCAAGAGTGGAGAGGAACATTCGACGGCTGTCTTTTCTGAAGAACTTTCACAGTGGCTTTACCCAGGTGGTCACAGCTGCTAGGTATTCAAAATGAAGTCCTCTCCTTGCATTCTCTCGCTCTCACTCACATACAAAGTCAACACACCAGAGAAggccatttttgttttatttatttcccagAAGAGCTCTTCCTTGCACTTTCCAGACACAAGATACAAAACAAGGAACAGAACTTTGTCTCATGTACAGAAACAGTTTGTTGGCGTATAAAGAGTTACTGGTGATCGTTACTGAAGAATGTTGGCTTATTCCAGGGGCACTTCAGTATTCCTGAGGAATAATCATtgacttctccttccttcccactgGGATAGTCTTAGCCATTAGTCACTGTTCCTGTAAAGCAAAAAGGCTTATATTATTAAAAAGCCATTTGGGTTCCTTACATGGAAGGCGCTGTACGATGCAAAGCAAGCCACTTAGCCTCGTAATATTTCCAGAAGGTAGGCTAACATTTTTGTCCTTGGCTAGGCTGAGGAGTTGAGGATGGAGAAGTTAAGCAGCTATTTTCCTACAGGAAACATGCCATGTTTTCATGCACATAAGCCTCCACTCTGATAAACTGGGTACTTCAAAACCCCCCCAAATCATTGTGCTTTCAAGTTAACTGTTCACAGTCTGCACTATCAGATAGAAATCGCTTCCACAAAGGGCAGAAGGAAAGGCTCCAAGTGATGAACTTCTCCTCGTATTGCTGCAAAGCAATATAATTCGCATTGCTACAAGAGTATAGCTTTTTTTGGTGATAAATACTACAGGCTAAATATCTGGAAAGTGATACTTAGCATTTTGTGAGGCAACCTAATTTTCAGCCATACAATTTTAAGCCTAGGAATTACTGCTGGATGCAAATTCTAACTTCAGCTGAAGTCACAGGGAAATTCATTCGATCTGACTTAAAGAGCCCTCAGAACCTTATGACTACTGATTCGAGTTTTACTGCATTTTAAGTAGTCGCTGGCTCCAGATGAACGGCCTCTTCTACTGGTGTCAGTGTTCTACCATCAATTTAATAATCCAGAGAATGGGCAGTGTGGTGATAGTTACACCCAGAACGGGTGCGAAGTCACTTTATAATCTCCTGTTTATGTGGTACCATGAGGGTCCTCTGTCCTGTCTCATCCTCACTCAGGATTCTGAATCAAGAACTTGATTCTGAAGAATCAAGActccagactggataaagccctgcgTAACCTCATCTGACTTCAGAGTGGACTGTGGTTTGaggttgggctagatgacctcctgaagtCCTTCCAATCTCAATTATCCTAGGATACTATGAACTTGACAGCTTCAGAAAACTAGAAATAACTTCCGTTCAAGTCAATCCATGTTCCATTTCTCTCTTGTAATACAGCTGATCTGTCTTGCAGACTCTTGCATTTTGACAAGTTAGCATTTGAACAAAAACCCAGCTTTGTAAAGGAACTCCTAAAGAGTTTTGTTACAACAGTATTTGCTAGGAAAAAACAGATGAGTGATAATGCAACAATATTTTCCAACACTCGTAACCaccagaaatgaaataattttcatgtAATAACCCTGGAGCCATTATCCATGACACTACATTTTGGAGAGAATTAATGATATTAACCATTAGATggcttcctctgcctcttccctctctctgcatGTTCAGCCTCTTTGTGCCAGAGAAAGCTAGTGGAGACAGTGTGCTGGAAACTATTTGTCTAGTCTTGTGCCATGCAGGCAGCTGTGCTTCTTCTGGGAAGTGTCCTTTCAATTACCTCATGCATCGCAGGACCACCCTTGCTCCAGAGCACAGATTAGTCCTTAATCCAAATAAAAACCCCTACCAGGCTGACCCGAAAGTCGACTTGCTGTTGCCCAGCATCCCAAGGAAAAAGCATCTTTCAGTGAATGCTGGTTTTTCAGGACATGTGAACAAGACATTTCCCACTCATGTAAAATCATAGACATTTCACTCCAGTTTCTTTTTGAGGACCTAAGCTGGAAGAATACttggagaaagaagcagaaagctAATGCATTTTTCATGTTAACGAATCTGGCCAGAGGAGTCATGCACAGACTTCTGGTTCTAGAACATCACTGGGATGCAGCTGGGAATGCTGTATCAGCTGGATAAAAGACCCAGTTACTTTGTACTGCTGtccaaagtattttattttggagaagTAGTTCAAGAGTCTTGATAGTGTTTGCAGTTGTTTAGTCAGCTGGAGAGACTTCTCAAACAGGTATGCCTGGTAAGGCTGCAGAGGGCTGGCAAAAGCCAATCTGCCAATAAATCTGAGGAGGACTAGTCTTAACTTTCACCTCTAGCTGCATCcagaaaaagactaaaaatatcTTCAAGCCCCTTTTATTAGGCCGAAGAGAGATATACGATCAACTTTTGCATTCTTCTTACTTGCCATGAGAAGCTTCTGGCAGAACATTTTACCTCCGTACTTTCTAAAGTAATAAATTAACTGTAAATACGTGCTGGTGGATTTCTCTCCAGTGGTATCACCGAATGCTTTTAGCAGTACGTGGCTTCGCAGGTTCAAAACACCCAATTTTTCTATATGCCACAACAATAAATTAGCACAAGAACGGTCCCAACTTCTACATATGAAGAAATAAAGGGACTATTAACGGTGTTAATTTGTAGACTTGGTGCACTCTAAGTCATTATAGGTAGTCTGTAAGCATGCAGATGGTTCCTGCTAAtcaatctgtttttaaatattttatctcaGCATCAGTGACGATAACATTCAGAAGTCATTTAAACAATCCTCTTCAATACTCTTAAAAGCATACAACTTCTTCAGACTATTACATGACTATCCAGCCAAACAAGCCACAAAACTTCAGAATGATTAGAGTTTTCAtgttgcaaaaaaacccacaaaagatTAAAGCCTTGCTTCTACAGGCAGATCCACTGAAACACATGCCTGACATGACTTACAGTTTCTTCCTAGCTGGTCCCTTTCCAAGACTGAAGACAGAATGTTACTCTGaacttattttttcagcttttctaatACGTATTTTATTAGACATGTTTACGAGTTGTGGGAAAACCTACCCGCAGGATCTGCTAAGCTAATCCTATGCACCAGATAATCAAAATACCTTAAGAGCAGGGGAACACAAGTTTCTTCCAACTGGTACTTTTGGGGAAAGGGACAGGAATATCCATTTAAACGGTGTCTAGATGTACCATCTAATGCTAATAATTAGTTATTAATTAGTAGTAACTAGTACCGGTACTTACTTTTACAAATTTGCCATGGAGAAGATACGGAGACTGGAAGTCATGTTGACAATTGGAATAAGCcattcctaaccccatccctgacCCAAAAGCAATAGGCCATGTCTTTCCTGTGGGGAAGGtaagcagaggggaaaaacaaaattcagaaaaagctCTTCATTTCATGTTACAATGATAGTCTTGTCAAACAAATGCCTAGAAGGAATAAATGACTATGGAGATGCACATTAGGCATCTAAATTCTATGGGTCCTATcatctaaaaaaacccaaacaaacaaaagcaaaagaaaaacaaacaaaacccccacaaaatccacaaaaacaagaaatccacttcagaaaaacaagagTAAGCGATATCATATTTAGAATCAGAGAGCAAACTCTGAACTCAAGATATTACTGAAAATATTCTGTTAACAAAGCATAatttaaaccccccccccccccgagattaGCTTTAAAACTCCAGCAAGACTGGCATAAGATGATGTCTAGACACATGGCTCTAGTAATTTGGCTCAGGGTTTTCTTCAATTCCAAAACTTGAGTTGAGCACAGTAGGAATTCAGAGAGATGCCACATATAATAACCTTGTTACACAACAGCTAG is part of the Dromaius novaehollandiae isolate bDroNov1 chromosome 24, bDroNov1.hap1, whole genome shotgun sequence genome and encodes:
- the MICOS10 gene encoding MICOS complex subunit MIC10, whose amino-acid sequence is MASEGELGRKWDRCLADAAVKLGAGFGLGIVFSVIFFKRKTWPIAFGSGMGLGMAYSNCQHDFQSPYLLHGKFVKEQ